CAAACGACAAGATCATTTTGTTCAAGCGGTTCGCCATTAAAGAACTCTTCAAAGTCCACCGGAGGGTTGTAAACATCGAAAGCATTGAGAAAGTGTGCAGACCGTGGCTCGGAGTCGTGCTGCGCTGTGACGTGGACATCGTGTTTCGCCCAGTGCACGGCATTTGCTACGACAGGGCTGTCGCTGATCGTTAGATGGGAAGCACCAGCGCCTTTGTGGATCCTCCAGCCTCTGTACTCCCCGAAGTCGTTCTTTTCGTCTTGGTTGAGCACCACAAGCATAGTTTGATCATTAGCGTCCCAATTCAGACTGCTATTATCCTCTGATCGAACCATGGACCGTTCTAGTCGCATTGAATTCCGCTGCTCTCCTCCAGACCAGGAGTATGCCTTGACAGCCGGTGCCACCTTTGTGAGCTGAATAGTATTCGCCCGTCCAAGGACGTCAAAATCGGCTTTGAAATTGAAAATGTGATCGTGCATGGATCCCACGAGATGGTCATGAATCCGATAGCCATAATCCTCGTTGTGAGCAGAGTGCGCGGCAAAGATAGATCCAGACGCATGAACTTCAACCTCAACAGTGCCGTCCATGGAGAAGCTGTAAGTAAACACGAAATCATAATTGCCGACTGTGCTGCACCAGCGAATCTTCAGATGGCTGTTTCTGGTCACGGTCGTATATTGGGGAGCCGCATGCCGCTGAAGTGGCACATCAGCAGCTTGCTCAAATATGCATATGGAATTAGGCCTCGTGATCAAGTTGCCATATGTGAACATGGTCGTGTTCAGATAGGTGGCATGCGCTGGGCAATCGTAGTCGGCAATAAGTGGCGTAGCAGAACTGCCGACGCCGTTGGTCGAGTCTAATGCAGCAAAGTTGGCCTGGTAAGGGTCGTTCCCTAATTGTGTTCGTTAGCATCTTCTAACATCTGTCCTGATCAAGCATGTATACCAGCATAGTGAGCCAATGACTCTTGTAGACTCAGCTCATACAAGACTGTAGTATTCTTGTACCGAACGTCAAACAGTCCGAGCCCAGTCTCTGCGttgaagctcaagaagaaaGTGAATCCCATCCAAGAAAGCGAGCCTTGATCTTTATCATACAGGTATCGAGGCTCAATCGTGCTTGAACTAATAGGTGGTGGCAGATGTTCCATGGGTAAAGGCGCTCCTTGCTGATCTGTACTCGTCCAATTTCCGTCAAAATTCATACCCAGTCTCTCGAATTCAGGTGCGAAACATGCTTCTCGTAGTTCGTCGGCCGTTGGGTAGGATTTGTCGTCGTACACCCATTGCAGGATCTCCCAGTGTTCCGAGTTTCTGTTTGTAATGTCTGCTTGAAATGACAACGCTGATGGGAGGAGCGTTCCAGAGTCGAAGCCCGTGGAGCTTTTGGCTTTGAAATTGAACCAAGTCACCAGACGGCCGTCTTTCTCTTGTCCGTAGGGATTGCTTTGTATGATCTGCAGAGTATCGTTGCCACTCCCAGTCACCACGCCCCCCAGCAAGAACAATGTCACGTCAGCGACCGATCGCCCGATGCGATATTTCCATGCTTCGAGACTCGAGCCGATACCATAAAGGTCACGGACCTTCGCTCCTGTCTTTCGAGTTAAGGGATACTCCAGCGGAGTAATAATCGTTCTGTCTGATATAGGAAGGGGACCGACCAACAATTCGGCAAGATATGGCCCCTCAGCGTCTTGATACCCAAGAACCGCCCGAGCATAACGCGATGGTGCGGGACGGCCGTTTTGCAAGAAATCCAAAACGTCAGATTTGTTCGGATGTTGCAATGCGATAGAGAAACTGAGGAATCCTTATTCATTAGAACTCATGGCAATCCGAGTGTCGTGCTCATATTACTGACATGCCGTTCGACGAAACACTTGGTGGTCCTGATGTGTTCAATTCTGGATCTGGCTGCTCTCGCAACCAAGAAGCGATGCTTTGCAACTCCTCCGGGCTCAATGGATTCCAAAGATTTCGTGCAGGGTATTGGGTCGAGCGTTGAGCTTGAACCAGAGTAAGACAGCTCAAAGCATGGATAAAGTACCGCATGGTGACGATTGTACTGCCTAGGGAGAGTGAGAAAATGCAGAATTGGTCGAAATAGTTGACAGTATCAGGTACGCTTGCTCTGAAGGTGGTGGACTCACAGCCGTAATCTCATAGACTTTGGTAAAAGCTGGGGTCGCAGGCATGTGTCAGGCAGGGGAAGGTAGCATACGCTAAATTTTGTGACCGGACATTATGCTTCGTGATATTCACCCGAATCTGAATTGATACAAGTCCCAAGATGCCGACAATATCTTCGAATGGTGTGCCTGCCACCTGCACAACACAATTGGGCTTTCCAAGACTGTGACACGAGCCTACGTATGCAGAGGACCGCGAAGATCTGAATATCTAGATTGAACAGGCCGTGGACTGTGCCGTATACTGCGAGGAAGGCATTTTTCGAGCTGGTCAAGAGTTTGTGTCGGTCGTTCGAAGAAGGATCGATCAGCCTTCATTTGAGGTGAAATCAAGAAAGCGCCGGACGTGGGTGGATCTATTCCCCAAAATGGAGGCTCTCACCTTCATGTATCCGTTTGAGAGAGTACGAGAGCAACTTAAAAATCTCACTGGACTGGGCGCACATCTCGGAGAAATCGCAGGTTCAAGATCATTCTGAAGCTCATTGCCTAACCTCGGCATTGAGCGTCGAGCCTCCTTTGCCAGGATTTACATAATCGGCGCAATGTTGAACATGGAATTTTGCTGCAAGTTGCGCTGATTGACGTGAGACCAGTCTTGAGATTGCAGCGCAGTCGTGATCAGTGAGCCTCGCTAGGACACTGAGGATAAGAAGTCGGCTCTTGAAAGTTGAGTGAAACACCTTGAGCAGTCAATAATTAATCTTCCCATAGATGGTGTTTTCCTGGAAATCCTTACAGCCTCGCGCTGTGTGGATAATGCATCTCAAATGCGAGAGATATCCATTCTGAAGGTCAGATCAACGCTAGTGGAGTCTCTGCCCGTCACGACTGCTCCAGAAGGGATTTTGCGTTGCTGGTTCGGAATATACCAAGAGAAACGTAGCGGAAGATGAAGTgatggacaagaagacgGTGGTCGCGCGAAGCCTTTGTGCTCGAGTGGACCTCAGGCTGACGCATGCCCTACCCCTTTAGGCAGCGACGTTCGTGAccagagaaggagagagagACATGCCAAAGAGCGGGACTGACTCGATGAATGTACAACATCATGTGCTTCACGATGTGACGATGACGCTGCCGCGGAAGCCTCCCTCTTTTCCACCGACTGTGCGCCGACGTAAGCTCGACAGAACACCGTTTGCCCCTGCCAAAGTCGACAGCGCGCTGCAGGTGAATCAATGTGTTTGTCGCGGCGTTGAGATTCACTCAAGACCCCTCCTGTCTTGGCGACTTTCTTGACTGCAGGCAGAGCGCCACGACAGACTTACTTCCTTCTCGCTCACTCTGCTTCTTTCATCGCACCGCCTCACCATCGACCAGCCTTCACTCAGTCTGCAAGCCCAATGGCTGCCCGTCGCCGCAAGCACAAGACCAACAGCGGCAGCGCGCCTGTAAAGCGCCGCGCTCGCGGTCGAAAATCCACCTCTGCCAACAAACAGGCTTCGAACACCGCCGACTCGACGACAAGCACGGTCGATCAACCCGAAGAGAAAGCGTTTCGATTCCTGGACCTCCCAACGGAGATCAGACTTCTCGTGTACGAGCACCTGCTGGTTGCGAATACATCGTTGAAGCTGCGGCCCCCAACCAAAGTTTGGAAAAATGTCTCGGGCGGGAAGTACGATCTGCATCCCAGTATCATCGCTACTTGCCAACTTGTTTACCTCGAAGCGGTTCCCATCCTGTACGGCTGTAATGAGTTCGAAATGACGGATATTTTCGATATCTTGGGGCTCTCACCCCTCTTAAACCGCTACAGAGAACACGCCAGTCGCGTTACTGCGATCCACGTCGACTATGATGTCGGCAAGTGGAGTATTAGGGAGATTCTCTCGCTACTGAAGGGGTGCAAAGCTTTATCAAAACTCACGATCGGCCGAGCCGTGTGGTCATATTACGAAGACGCCCAAGCATTTGCCAAAGCCTTTGGCCCGTTGGCCCGTATGCTCCACAAGAATCAGCAAAAGAAGCAGGATGTGAAGCCTCGCGACGTCCTCGATGGGCTGCACTTGTAAGGATGGACTTTTCTGAGAACCGGCACCAAAGAGTCGCCTACGCTCAGGGACGTTGACGACAGAGAAACAGCCGATTTTGCAGACAAAGTGAAGACTCTGCTCCGCTCAACTTTCAAGTGATTGGCGGCTAAATAGAGACACTCTCATACACATAATCTGAGCGAAGAAGGTCAGCTGCGTCTCCGTATCCGAACTGTAGAGAGTTTGTAGTCCTGTGCAAAGGCTAACTCGCTGGCAGAGGAAACACTATGCAGGTATGCGACGGTAAATATGACACACTGCCAGTGGAACCTCGTAATGGCGAACGATTGAGTGCGATCAATGTACAAGAACGAGAAGGGGACGGGCGTTGAAGAGAAAGTTGGCTACAGGGACATGGAAAAACGAACCACCTCTCTGGCGAGCAATTGCATTGTGTCGATGGCATGCAAGCCAGCCAGGGACTTGCTCAACATCAGCAGTAAGAGCGATACCACAAAGCGAACAGAGCTgcgtcttggtcttctttaCACAGTTCGGGGATTGTACGCTTTCAATAGGTCAACACTCATTCTTCATCATTATGAACGACGCAAATTGTGCCAGGAATTGTTGCTCTATCCACAGATTTTGGACGCTTCCTCTTTCCCAGAGCTTCACTAACCATCCACTCCTCAACTTGCGCTTCGACTTCTGAGCGCAGATGGAATCCCCCAGTCCCCTTTCCTCTTGGGCTACACTTCTAGACTTTTGACCTCCTCCCGTCACTACTCCTCACTCTCACCAAAATCGACGCTGAAAAACAACTGCAACGACCCAGCATCCTCTACGGGTCCTCGTATATTTAATGTACGAACGTAGCCAGTTGCTTCACCGGCCATACGATGCAAGCCACTGCTGTATGCAGTTGCACTCCAGGACCAACATATACGCAGAATCGACAATCAACTCAGAAACTGGAAGAATCACAAATGCTCGCATTACAGTAAAAACTAATTGTTGCTCGCTTGAAGAACTTAACAAATGCTGCTTCAACTCAATCAAATCGCATCGCACGCGCATCGCACTCGCATCGTCTGTCGCTATGTATCCAAACgcaaaaagagaagaaaaacATAACAAGCACAAATCCATCATCACTCGCATCATTGCCATCGTGTAAATTTTCCCTCATTGTTTCTCAAGCTCGTATCACCACCTGTTCTGTAAGTCCTGCCTGCCTATATGTCTCTTGTGTCATCCTGCGCCGACCAGACCCCAAGTTCGTAATGTCGTATCGCATCTTTCGACAAGTCGTTGTCTTGATCACTTGAACTCGCCCGGCACGTGCAGTTTGCTGATACTCAAGTTCGTATCATGCCGGATCACACGTGGAAAGAGCTGACCCGTTTCGTGCGCGCCCTGAGCTTCGTTGCCGCTCAGAGGAGGACTGGCCGGACCACTGAGAGAATCGGTCGTGAGCTCTGAGGCGATGGCGGAAGCTGTAGGCAGGGGAGCAGACTTCTCGGTGGACCCGGCAGCGGCAGGACTGGCGGCAGGTACAACCGCAGGGACGACCTCGGCATGCAGCGGGGTCGTGGATTCGAGGGTCGGTTGAGTTGGGTTGGGAATAGCTGTGGGAGAGACAGCAGCAGGTGGCGATGAAGGAGGCGAGATGGGTTCGTTGCCTAAAGCAATAGCGGCGATACTATTACCGATGGGCGAGGCACGAACAGATCGTTCGCGCGAGATAGTGCTCACGTTGCTAGGAGTGTGAGACAAATGCACCTGGTCCGGAGTTGTGTCGATAGGCGACACGTTCTTGTCTTCGATGCTGGGAACAACAGAATCCTGCTGGCGGCGTCGATATGCTTCTGCACCCACAACCCCAGCTCCAACACCTGCAACACCGGCTGCGGCGGGAGCGATGAAGGTGCTCGGCTCGCTGTTGGACTGAGCCAGCGGAACTTGTGACCCAGACTGAGCAGAGGAAGCCGCCGGCTCATTGCCTAAAAAAGGCTGTTTGAGCTTTTCATCGCTGAGTGGTGCTGCCAAAGGCGTTACGGGAGCCTGATGCTGAGACGCTGGCAGCTGCTGAGTGCCTGAAAGTGCATACGTCTGAGTCTGCAGGGGCTGCTGAGCTGGCACTGGCTGGGCGGGTGCGACTGGCGATTGCTGGACTGGAACTGGCTGCGCAGGAGCGACTTGCGACTGCTGCAAAATGGCATTCTCCTTGTCTTGCTGCTGACGACTGTATGCTGCAGCGCCGactgcaccagcaccaacgcCCGCTGTGGCAGCAACAAGCTCGTCCTGATGCGGCGGGGTATATGCGCGACTGACAAAAGGCTCTTCATGAGCAGTTCCGGCATCAACATTGTCCATGCGATACGGGTCTTTACCACCGTAATCATAGCTTGGGCCACGGAAATGGTTTTGGGAGGAGCCAGGCACGGCGCCAGCTGCGGCAATGATATtcgcatcatcgtcatccgtGTCATCGTCGACGGCGCCATCAGCGGCTGGAGTGTAAGCGCCGGCCTTTCGAATAACCATATCAGACGGGAACCGACCGCCTAAGGTCATCAGTGACTGCAATACCAAATGCGATTGTGAGAACGAGGCAAGACAAACGCAAGGTATTCAGGGATACGCACTCACTCACCTGGCTGTGGTCTCTTTGGTCTGTCGTCCACAACGGGATGTTGCTCGGCCAAGCTGGTAACATCGGCCGAATAAGGCGCCTGATcagcttcatcatcttcgaggcCATCGCTGCTCACGGTGCCTTTGTCGCTAGTGCCAGACACGCTCCTAGCATGTTTGCGCACAAAGGCTTGACGCTGCTCGCCGGTGCCCTCAGTGAGCATTCGAATGTCCTGGAACCAGGCCATCATGGTATCGTAGCTCTCAGCGCGGAAGACCCAGTTGTGCCCCTTGTGCATGCCGCCAGACTGCTTCCCCTTGAGCATGAACTTGTGACTGGAAGAACCACGTTCCGAGTGCGACCCAAGCTTCTGGTCGAACAAGTACAGCGACATGACTGGCGGCTGCGAGTAGATCTTATCCGCCGATTTGAACTCGTGGAGGTGCGTTGGCGACAGCACGTACCAGCCCGGTGTGTAGGACTTGAGATATTTGCTCTTGCGTTCCAGCATGCCGGCACGGATCTCGCTGGCTGCGGGTGCGTGCTTGCCTGGGTACTCAATGTCCTCGATGCGGCGGAGAGGCAAGCTGGGGTCGACGAAGTGAGGATCGTGAGTAACGAATTGATACCATTCCTGGTCCTTTGGCATGGAGATCGGGCCACCTCGGAGGCTCTCAACAGCACTGTATGCGTCATCGGCCTCGCGTTTGAGAATGCCCGCGAGTGCATTGTAAGCCTTTTGGATTTCGCCAACGACGATGGACTCGAGCTCACGTCCCGAGCTTTCGAGATTGAGATATGCCTGTAGCAGATTAGTATAGCTTCCCAGCAAGACCTCTGCCTGAGCTCACCCTGTGCAAGTAATTCTCCTCGTCGACCTGTCTCTCAATCTGCCTGTCGACTCCGAGACGGACCACGTATGGATCGTTCTTGCCAATTGCGTTGCCGTCCTCATGCGCAGCGTGTTGGAGCGCCTCCTGCAGCTTCTCAACCTCTTGTCTGGTagcagccttctccttctcgacggAATTCTTAAAATCGCCGCTCAGGCTCTTGATCTCTTTGATCTTCTGCCCCAAATCACTTCGCAGACCAGTCAACGCGCCAATTACATCATTCTCGATTTCTCTCGATTTCGCTGCTTCGGCGATCGATCGCTTGTGGTAGCCGTCAAGGATGCGAGTTGCTTCGCTAAGACCATCGTTGCTCATGAACACTGCAGGGTGAGTAATGTTAGAAATGGTATTCTGCACCTTGTGCAATGCTTTGCCGCGAGCTTCATAGGAGTTTTGGATTTCGCGAAAGTAGGCGATCAGCGACTTCAGTAACTGTCTCCACGCCTGGAAGCGATTGGCGAGCACTTCGGTCGGTGTTCCAGTGGTCGGCACGGGCGTGAAAGCATAGCTGTGGAAGTCCTCGCTGTCGGCGTCGACGACACCCTTGATGCTGCCGGCTCTCAAGctcctcttgctgctgctacgTCGCAGACTGCCGCTCCTCTTcacgctgctcttcttcttcagtgTGTTGCTGCGACTGACTCCACCGGTGCCTGAAGTGCTGGCGCGCGAGACCGATCGCTGGGGGCCGTCGATTATGGAGGAGCCTCGCTGGCTCGCGTCGAAGTCCTCGTGGAAGACGCCGCCGCGCTCGACGGACTGAGCCAATGGCGAGCTCATGGCGGGATTGCCTGAGGTCGCGAAGTCGGTCTGCGAGGTGCCGTAGCCTCGCGCGGCGTGAGAATCGCTCAGCGGAGGGATGGAGGAGTAGCTGTTCGACATGGCCGTGGCTGGGTTGTGTTCCCAGGTATGATGCTTGTTCGCCCCAGATTCCGTGCCGCAGGTGATGTACAGTGGCAGCTCCCCGGAACGGCGGCGGAGGGGGGAAAGAGGTCTGCAGAAGCGCAGAATCTGCGTCGACGGGTCGAAGCAGTGCAGGCGGGCGGCGTCAGACAATTGCGTGGTATGTATGTTGAGGTGCTGCCTCTTCGTGTCTCTCTCGTTGCGCGGAACTCGGCCACAAGCCACACGCTGCCGCTAGTTCTACGTCACCACACACGTTCGCGGTGCATCCGGTGAAAGCTTGTCCCAAGCAATTTCACAAGAACTCTCGCCAACCTCCACGCAGCCTGCTCGTACAGCCGTCGAATACGAATGGCGGTGATGATGGAGGAAGCGTCGAATGGTGAGTAGTCAGTCGTCCTCGAGGCCGCAATCACACACCTCCTGAGCGTGGACTCGTCGATCCACAGGAGAGACAGAAACACCAGAATCCCTCTCGCCCCAAACCGATGAAATGAACGCGTCCGAGCGCAAGTTCATCACCGACGTCAGCTCGCAGCGCAGAAGCCGAGAAGTGGCAGTGGCTAAACTCTCCCGCCAAGCTCTCGACAGCAGTCACACGAACAAACATCTGCCAACTGTCCGTCATCACCTTATTCTTGTTTGCATAACCATTCCGCGGGAGCCGAACTTGTGCAGCAGTACTGATGACTCGTCACCATTCGACACCTtcacgatgacgacgacagaAGATTGGCAGCAGAGCGAGATGAACAGCAGCTCCCCTGCTCGTTTCGCTACGGTATCTGCTGAGCCACAATTGGGCCCAGGCGCTAAAGCATCCCAGCGATCATCCTAATTACCGGATCGGAAAGGTTGgcctgtcgctgctgtcaacATGTGACATGCCGTGTGGCTCACCCGTGCGACttcagcagcaagcacaagcacGTCTTGCAACATGAAACCCGAGTCGGGAACGGGTGGGGAGGCATttcgagagcgagagctCCATTGGCACTATCGAAACTGTAATCGAGACACCTCACCTGCCAGTATGATGACGGCTCTACGGTATGATCGTACACGTGCAGGCTGTCAGTCAAGCTCCAGTTCTTCACCACCCCCTCCCTCCCGATCTAGCCCCGCGACAACCGGGTTGGAGCATTTCCTGAACTTGTTGTCTCTCAACCACGTCTTCACAGAAACCTGGAAACGTTCGAGCACGAGAGAATGAAATCTGGGAATGCTGCACTCGAGAAGCATGTCTCGACCCAAGTTCCAGGTTCAAGccttgccttcttcctcaccaGTTTCTGGCGCAACAAGAAGTTTGGTACAGCTGCATTAGTGGGCAATGCCATCCTCGTATTCGTGCACATGCCCCTCGGTCATAGACAAGGACGAAGGTAGAATGGTCGAACTGGGGACAGAGGAAACATACTCATTCCGTAGTATTGAGATGAAATGAAATGAAATGTTGATCTGAGCAGCGCTTTGCCTTGCTTTGCTCTGCCTTGACTGTGATTACTGTTGTTACACTTTTCGCAAAGTAGTCCCTCGAGAGATGAGACTTTGCTCCCCCACTCCCGTTTTGATGTATGCCATGCAATGAAACGCTCAGAACGCTGCAAAATGCCTTCAAAAAGTCGCCCCTCACCTCCGTTTTATTCTGGATTGATCAATCCATGCTTcgcttcgcgctcttcttctttctttctattcGCTGCCACGGCCAACTTCTTCCCAACCTCATAGCTGGAGATCATGATAGCACAAGCAGGTGCAACCTTCATGGTTCGAGCGGCCCAGCCCTTGAAGAGTCCAGACCAGCCTTCGGTGCGGTAGATATGGTAGAGAAATTTGGGCATCGCTTTGCCTTCTGGTAAGGATGCACGCTTCTCAGCAGACATGCTCGAGTCCATGACAGTCTGCTGCCGTGTCTTGCCGACATCGAATGGCGTCGTGACGAATGCTGCAATCGCACCAGATCCAGCTCCAGCCAAGAATGAATCGTAGAGGAGTTGAGTGCTCGATAGCTGGGCGTTCGATGATGGTCCGGTCAGTGGAGTGTTGATTGCCCGGCTCTCATCCAGCTTCTTTCGGCCCCATTCATAGCCCCACCAGTAAAATGCTGAAAAGGGCACATCTCTCCAGAAGGTCAAAGTGATGCCTCGCCAGAGGGTATGCACTCCTTGGTCCCGCACCATATCGGAGAGTCCGCCAATTGTTGCCCGCATCACGCCTCTTCCGCCTGTTCCCTCTGACTGTACTGCCTGCATTCGTGTCCGCAACATTTCGATTGGACTGACCACGCCTGCCGCAAGTACACGGGCAATCGCTCCATCCACCAGCGGCGCCATGTCCTCGCTCACTCTGCTCTTCATCGGACTATTCGGATTCCATCGTAACCAATCGTATCCTGCGAAGTATATGACATTGGCAGGGATCGCCATGGCGAGTGTCGGACTCAGTCCTCGCCATAATGTGGAGATACCCTCATTCCTCGCAATCTTTCGGAGTCCATCGAATGTGGAATTAATCGTCCTCTTTTGagtctctgctgcagcacagTCAGAGATCACTGGTTCTACGACGGCGGCTTGGGACGGTGCCGCAACGCAGAATTGTGATTGATTTTGCACCCAGAACACCTCCCGACAACACGCCGTCACGCCGAGGTTGGGAGGAAGCTGCAGGAAGGAGGGAAGTTTCGCGGTGGGAGACGGACTTTTCTGTGCTTGCAGTCGTACGCGGACCACATCGAGCGGTGTGACTGTGATCTAAGTTAGCTTCAATCACCAACAGTCTGGCAAGAGATGTGCATACCAACTAAGGAGGTCATTACAGAGCCGACGACTGCAGACATCAGCTTTTGCGACAGGGAGCTTTCTGGATCTGCCGTACGCAGCGCCGGTGAGGGCGGTGTCCGCTGTGGTGTCGCATCATCGCCTATTCGGTCGTGCCGTTGGCCTTGTGTGTGtgtcctcgccgccatcgtGTTCGTGTGTGCTCGTGTTCGTCGGTACTCGCGTGTGCTGTTGTCGCTCAATCGCGTCGCAATGCGCGGCGCTGGAAAATTGTCGCCACCACTACTTCTCCAAAGAGAAGATGTCCTTCACCCAATGTTTATCTCTCCTCCCAAACCCCTTTGTCCCCGGCTGCAGTCCCGCGACACAAGAATGTCGTCAGGGCGATGGCGGTGATCGATGGCGGACAATGATGATTCCATGACCTTCTTAACCTTCCCGCCCTGTGCATGCTTCTGTCCGATCGCGGAGATAGGCGACCTCTTCCGTCGATAGCCGTCGCGCCACTTTCTCGGTGACTCGTTTTGGAATGCCTCAGGAACAAAACAACCACACCTTCCGTCATCACCTCCGACTTCACTCCCATCATTCCCTAAGAACACCGACACGATGAGCACCAATGACAGGACTCTCAGCAACGATGCCGCTCCGGAAACGGAGGCTGAGTTGGAGGCATTTCGACAGCAATGGCGGGAAGAAGTGTCAGCTAGGAACAAGCAGTCCAAGGCGGGACCTTCGAGGCCCAATCCGGTAGACACAACCAAGTCGAAGCAGACTCCAGCCGGACCGTCGCAACCAGTTGCGTCTGGGTCAGCTCTTCGCAACGAACGCTTTCACGAAGAGACTGCGCCCAAGGCGTACCATGATCTACCGGACAAGGAGGAGCAGCTGAGATTAGGTGAGGAAGGCCAGGAGCTTAGTAGGAACGTCGTCGCAGAACCAACGTCAGCACTCGAGCACTATGAGAGAGCAGTAGAGAAAGAGACTCAAGGCCATCTGAGCGAGAGCATGAGACACTACAGGAAAGCATTCAAAGTCCGACTTCTCCCATTTCCACTTTCATGTCCACATATACTGAGGTAAGTCGCAGCTCGACGATGGCGTGCACGAAGCCTACAAACGGAAGCATTTCCCTGCGTCGTCCTTCCAAAAGCCCAAGCCAGCAAATCCCAACCCTTCAAATGCATCCTCCACAGTGCCACGCACCGATCATCACTCCCTGCATGGCAGTGCTGTCGGCGAAGGACTTCCAGCCACACTCAAGCAGATGGTGGAACAGTTCTCGGCTATGCGCATCGAGCCGCCAGAACCCGAAACAAGCCTTTCGCCGAATGAGAGATGCCCCCTCGCCGAGTTGCCAGAGGAGCTGCTTACGCATATTCTCATGGACCTGGCTATCGATGACGTTGCTTCTTTCGCTCGACTTGCACAAGTCTGCAAGAGGCTGGCTTACTTGGTGTTGACAGAAGACTCGATCTGGAGGCAAGTGGCTATGAGTTCAAAGTATGGCTTCCCATCGATGCATTACGATTTCCCTGTTGAGATCGACGGCTCACCTGTGGACCAAAACGAGCAACTCGCCAAATACATGGCGTCGAACGCTGAAGATGCAGACGAGGAGATTCCAATGCCACCGACTCCTGAAGAACGCGCAGTCGCCTTCTCTGCGCTCACCGATAGTTTGCTCGTATCGCACTACTCCTCCTCCTGGCGCCAGATGTTCAGATCGCGTCCGCGAATACGCTTCA
This genomic interval from Cercospora beticola chromosome 7, complete sequence contains the following:
- a CDS encoding uncharacterized protein (antiSMASH:Cluster_1~BUSCO:EOG09261FAB) is translated as MSTNDRTLSNDAAPETEAELEAFRQQWREEVSARNKQSKAGPSRPNPVDTTKSKQTPAGPSQPVASGSALRNERFHEETAPKAYHDLPDKEEQLRLGEEGQELSRNVVAEPTSALEHYERAVEKETQGHLSESMRHYRKAFKLDDGVHEAYKRKHFPASSFQKPKPANPNPSNASSTVPRTDHHSLHGSAVGEGLPATLKQMVEQFSAMRIEPPEPETSLSPNERCPLAELPEELLTHILMDLAIDDVASFARLAQVCKRLAYLVLTEDSIWRQVAMSSKYGFPSMHYDFPVEIDGSPVDQNEQLAKYMASNAEDADEEIPMPPTPEERAVAFSALTDSLLVSHYSSSWRQMFRSRPRIRFNGCYISTVNYTRAGATSTNTLTWGAPVHVVTYFRYLRFLRDGSCISLLTTAEPADVVHHLTPENLHSEHYGNVQYVPSAVMKDALRGRWRLSGPASSQASHYDPTTGRFEDEEVEGDVLIETEGVVPKYTYHMFLGLAHAGKGARNNKLAWKGFWSWNRLTDDWARFELRNDKAFYWSRVKSYGDGV